The Candidatus Reconcilbacillus cellulovorans genome segment TCGCCCGGGCGGCCGCTGAGGCGCTCGACTTGCCGCTTTTCGCCTATCTCGGCGGCTTCAACGCCAAAACGCTGCCCGTGCCGATGATGAACATTTTGAACGGCGGGGCGCATGCCGACAACAACGTCGACATCCAGGAATTCATGGTGTTGCCGGTCGGCGCGCCGACGTTCCGCGAGGCGCTGCGCTGGGGCGCGGAAATTTTCCACAACCTGAAGGCCGTGCTCAAGGAAAAAGGCCTGAACACTGCCGTCGGCGACGAAGGCGGCTTCGCGCCGAACCTGCGGTCGAACGAGGAAGCGATCCAGACGATTCTCGCGGCGGTCGAGCGGGCCGGCTACAAGCCCGGCGCCGACGTCTGGCTCGGCTTGGACGTCGCCTCGACGGAATTGTTCCGCGACGGGCGGTACCATCTCGAAGGCGAAGGCCGGTCGTTTACGTCCGAGCAGTTCGTCGAGCTGCTCGCGTCTTGGGTGAATCAGTATCCGATTCTGTCGATCGAGGACGGCTGCGCGGAGGACGACTGGGACGGATGGAAGCTGCTCACCGACCGGCTCGGCGGCAACGTCCAGCTCGTCGGCGACGACCTGTTCGTCACGAATACGAAGCGGCTGGCCGACGGCATCGCCCGCGGCGTCGCCAACTCGATTCTCGTCAAGGTCAACCAGATCGGCACGCTGACCGAGACGTTCGACGCGATCGAAATGGCGAAACGCGCCGGCTACACCGCGGTCGTCTCGCACCGCTCCGGCGAAAGCGAAGACAGCACGATCGCCGACATTGCGGTCGCCGTCAACGCCGCGCAGATCAAGACCGGCGCGCCCTCGCGGACCGACCGCGTCGCCAAGTACAACCAGCTCCTGCGCATCGAGGACCGGCTCGGTGCGGCGGCGAAATACGCCGGGCGCGAGGCGTTTTACAATCTAAAGGCGTTTCGTGGGTGAAAGCGCGGCGGCGTCGATCGCGTGGGAGAGAGTGCGGCGCCAGCATCAGCCTAAAACGGCCGCATCCGGCGCGGGGAGGGGAGCCCGATGGGGAAATGGCTGCTGACGATCGCGTGCCTGATCGGTTCGGCGGTGCTGACCCGATGGCTTCCCTTTTCGCCTTATTTCCGCAACGTCAACACGCTCGTGCACGAGTTTGGCCACGCGGTCGTCACGCTGCTGTTCCGCGGCGAGGTGCACGAGATCGCGCTGTTCGTTGACCACAGCGGGGTCACGCGTTCGACGGTCGGCGGCGTGTACGGCGGCGTCGCCGTCGCGCTGGCCGGCTATGCGACGGCGTCGCTGTTTTCCGTCTATCTGTTCTGGGCGCGGCGGCGCGGGCTGGAGCGGCAGGCGCTGGCGGCGATGCTGTCCGTCGCCGTCGTCTGCCTCACGGTGTTCGTGCGCAATCCGTACGGCATGCTGTGGACGGCGGGTTTCAGCGGCCTGACGGCGCTCGCCTTGGCGGTCGGCGGATGGCCGGCCCGGCTGTATTTGCTGTTCGTCGCGTTTCTGTCGTTGGAAGAATCGGTGTCGAGCGCGGCCACGGTATGGATCGTCGCGCTGACCGAACCGGAAAAAGCGGGCGACGCCGCGATTTTAGCCGAGCGGACCGGCATTTCCGCCGCATGGTGGGGGTTCGGGTTTACCGCCTTTTCGCTTCTGTGCGCGAGGTCGGCGGTCGGCCATTTTTTCGGCGGATGGGGCGGACGGAAACGGCAACGGCACGAGCGCAACTGACGACAGGAGGCTTGCGGGAATGAAGCGTGCGGTGACGATCGCCCTTCAGCTTTATACGATTCGCGAGGAGGTGGCCCGCGATTTTTGCGGGGCGCTGCGGAAAGTCGCGGACATCGGCTACCGCGCCGTCGAGTTCGCCGGATACGGCGGCCTGTCGGCGACCGAGCTGCGGAAGCAGCTCGACGAGCTCGACCTGCGGGCGGTCGCAACCCATGTCCGCCTGGCCGAGCTGGAAGCCGACACGGATCGACAGATCGAATATGCGGCGGAGATCGGCGCGGCGTATGTCGTCTGTCCGTCTGTTCCGGAAGCAACGCTTACCGGCGACGACGCGGCATTCGGCCGGCTGGCGGATACGTTCGCCTGTATCGGCGAAAAATGCAAGGCTTCCGGTCTTTCATTCGCCTATCACAATCACGCGTTCGAATGGCGGCGAACGGAAGACGGGCGGTTCGCGCTGGACCGGCTGTGCGACGCCTTGCCGGCTGGCTTGATGGCGCTTGAGCTCGACCTGTACTGGGTGAAAAAGGCGGGTCTCGATCCGCTCGAAACGTTGCGGCGGTACGCGGGGCGAACGGCGCTCGTCCACGTCAAGGACATGGCCGAAGACGGCTCGTTCGCCGAACCCGGTTCCGGCACGATCGACTGGCGGACGATCGTCGCAGCGGCTTCCGACATCGGCGTACGCGCGCTCGTTGTCGAACAGGACGTATGCCGCCGTCCGCCGCTGGAAAGCGCGAAAATCGGTTTTGAATATTTGCGCTCGCTTGTGGTATAATGACTTACAGCGTTTTGAAAAGGGAGACGGAGAACATGGTTACGGCGTTGAAAGTGCTGCTCGTCATCGTGTCGCTCGGGCTGATTTCCACCGTGCTGCTGCAGCGCGGCAAAAGCGCCGGGCTGTCGGGCGCAATTACCGGCGGCGCGGAGCATCTGTTCGGCCGGCAGAAAGCGCGTGGGCTCGACCTGTTTTTGCAACGGCTGACGATGGGATTTGCCGCGACGTTTTTCATTTTGGCGCTGCTCGTCGGCTATTTCGTGAAATGACGCGAAAACCGCGCGGACGAAAGGCGAAAATCGGAAAACGACGCTTGCGGACGAACAGCAGGGCGGCCTGCTGTTTTTTATTTGCGAGGGATCGTACAAGGAGGCGAGAACCGGTTTGACGGAGCGGGAATTGCTGGAATTTATGCGGGAACGGGCTTACCGCCCGATGACGGCGGACGAGCTCGCCCTGCATTTCGGGTGCGGGGCGGAAGACGGCGGTGAGTTGGCACGGCTGCTCCATGAACTGGAGGCTCGCGGCGACATTTACCGCACGCGCGCCGGCCGCTACGGCGTTCCCGAGCGGATGAACATGGCGCGCGGTGTTTTGCAGATCACGTCCAAAGGGTTCGGTTTCGTGACGCCGGACGGCGGCGGCGCCGAAGTGTTCGTGCATGCCGGCGACTTAAACGGCGCGATGCACGGCGACCGCGTCATGGTGCGGTTGCTGAAACGCGGATTCGCCGACGGCAGGCCGGAAGGCCAGGTCGTGCGCGTGCTGGAGCGCAAACACGATCGGCTCGTCGGCACGTTCCGCAAGTTCGACGGCTACGGGTTCGTCATCCCCGACGAGCGCCGGCTCGGCATCGACGACGTCTTCGTGCCGCAAGCGTCGAACGGCGGCGCGGAAGACGGGCATAAAGTCGTCGTACGCATCGTCGACTACCCCGACCGGCGGAGGACCGCGCGCGGCGAGGTCGTGGAAATTCTCGGCCGTCGCGACGATCCCGGCGTCGACGTGTTGGCGGTCGTGCGCAAGTACCGGCTGCCGGAGGCGTTTTCGGAGGAAGCGATGGCGGAGGCCGAAGCGGTTCCGGACGCCGTATCGCCGGAGGAACTGGTCGGCAGGCGCGATCTTCGCGACAAACCGATCGTGACGATCGACGGCGAGGACGCCAAAGACCTCGACGACGCCGTCTGCGTCGAGCGGCTGCCGGAAGGCGGATACCGGCTGTACGTCTCGATCGCCGACGTCTCCTACTATGTTCGCGAGGATTCGGCGCTCGACCGCGAGGCGTACGAGCGCGGCTGCAGCGTCTACCTGGCCGACCGCGTCATTCCGATGTTGCCGCCGCGGCTGTCGAACGGCATCTGCAGCCTCAATCCCGCCGTCGATCGGCTGACGCTGACGTGCGAAATGGCGTTCGACGCGGACGGACGGCGCGTCGGCTACGAGCTGTACCCGAGCGTCATCCGCAGTCGGCGTCGGGCGACGTATACCGACGTGCGCAAAATCCTGGTCGACCGCGACGCGGAGACGACCGCACGTTACGCCGAACTCGCCGACGAATTCCGGCTGATGGAAGAACTCGCGCTCAAATTGCGCGAGCGGCGGATGCGGCGCGGCGCCATCGATTTCGACATCGCCGAGGCGAAAATCGTCGTCGACGAACAGGGAAGGACGGTCGACGTCGTCCAACGCGAGCGGACGATCGCCGAGCGGATCATCGAGGAATTTATGCTGGCGGCGAACGAGACGGTGGCGGAACATATTTTTTGGATGAAAATTCCGTTCATCTATCGCGTCCACGAAGAGCCCGACCCGGAGAAAATGCGTCTGTTCGCTCAGTTCGTCGCCAATTTCGGCTACACCGTGCGCGGCAAGGCAGGATCTGTCCATCCGCGCGCGCTGCAGGCGATCCTCGAACAAATCCGCGGCACGAAAGAGGAAAACTTGATCAGCACCGTCCTCTTGCGCTCCATGAAGCTCGCGCGGTACGAGGCGGAAAGCCTCGGCCATTTCGGGCTCGCCGCCGAGTTTTACACGCATTTCACGTCGCCGATCCGCCGCTACCCCGACCTGATCGTGCACCGGATCGTACGCGAAGTATTGCGGTTCGGCTCGCTTCCGCCGGAGCGGCTTGAGCGGTGGGCGGAGCGTTTGCCCGACATCGCCGCGCAGTCG includes the following:
- a CDS encoding phosphopyruvate hydratase produces the protein MTVIADVYAREVLDSRGNPTVEVEVTLETGHVGRAIVPSGASTGAHEAIELRDGDKSRYLGKGVLKAVANVNDVIAPELIGLDALEQVAVDRKLLELDGTPNKSRLGANAVLAVSLAVARAAAEALDLPLFAYLGGFNAKTLPVPMMNILNGGAHADNNVDIQEFMVLPVGAPTFREALRWGAEIFHNLKAVLKEKGLNTAVGDEGGFAPNLRSNEEAIQTILAAVERAGYKPGADVWLGLDVASTELFRDGRYHLEGEGRSFTSEQFVELLASWVNQYPILSIEDGCAEDDWDGWKLLTDRLGGNVQLVGDDLFVTNTKRLADGIARGVANSILVKVNQIGTLTETFDAIEMAKRAGYTAVVSHRSGESEDSTIADIAVAVNAAQIKTGAPSRTDRVAKYNQLLRIEDRLGAAAKYAGREAFYNLKAFRG
- a CDS encoding preprotein translocase subunit SecG produces the protein MVTALKVLLVIVSLGLISTVLLQRGKSAGLSGAITGGAEHLFGRQKARGLDLFLQRLTMGFAATFFILALLVGYFVK
- a CDS encoding ribonuclease R, which produces MTERELLEFMRERAYRPMTADELALHFGCGAEDGGELARLLHELEARGDIYRTRAGRYGVPERMNMARGVLQITSKGFGFVTPDGGGAEVFVHAGDLNGAMHGDRVMVRLLKRGFADGRPEGQVVRVLERKHDRLVGTFRKFDGYGFVIPDERRLGIDDVFVPQASNGGAEDGHKVVVRIVDYPDRRRTARGEVVEILGRRDDPGVDVLAVVRKYRLPEAFSEEAMAEAEAVPDAVSPEELVGRRDLRDKPIVTIDGEDAKDLDDAVCVERLPEGGYRLYVSIADVSYYVREDSALDREAYERGCSVYLADRVIPMLPPRLSNGICSLNPAVDRLTLTCEMAFDADGRRVGYELYPSVIRSRRRATYTDVRKILVDRDAETTARYAELADEFRLMEELALKLRERRMRRGAIDFDIAEAKIVVDEQGRTVDVVQRERTIAERIIEEFMLAANETVAEHIFWMKIPFIYRVHEEPDPEKMRLFAQFVANFGYTVRGKAGSVHPRALQAILEQIRGTKEENLISTVLLRSMKLARYEAESLGHFGLAAEFYTHFTSPIRRYPDLIVHRIVREVLRFGSLPPERLERWAERLPDIAAQSSERERVAVDAEREVEKMKKAEFMKDKIGEEFDGIISGVTSFGMFVELSNTVEGLVRLSSLADDYYHYHETHHALIGERTGRVFRIGDEVRVRVVRVDAEEYTVDFELVDTRPRRGRSGRENEGRKKSAGSAGGRGRGSGLARKGHGRAKNEREERTDRDGRGGSGRVGRRSGGKSRRRK